A region of Candidatus Eisenbacteria bacterium DNA encodes the following proteins:
- a CDS encoding bifunctional (p)ppGpp synthetase/guanosine-3',5'-bis(diphosphate) 3'-pyrophosphohydrolase, translated as MDKASGNDNITNDKKSTGDSKVPRDDRPAGDTENLLSSLVKELNTRCPRVKVDAVERAFTFSDTAHKGQLRKSGEPFVTHCAEVAGILIDLLERRMDTPLVCSALLHDVIEDGNVTAAQIEEDFGKEVAYLVDGVTKISGFRFKSREIQQAEYFRKMLLSMAKDVRVVLIKLADRLHNMRTLGSLDATRIMQTAEETRDIFAPLAHRLGIWKLKWELEDLAFKYLDPDTYREISDKVAQAREDRERYVEDVIETVSKRVTASGIKADVVGRPKHFAGIYRKMKERDCQFEEIYDLIGIRIIATSKAECYRVLGIVHDLYAPVHDRFKDYIATPKSNMYQSLHTTVFGPKGEMVEFQIRSREMDRTAELGIAAHYSYKEGVAVGGELQKVRELLKQATEWQENTSDPAEFMSLVKESLYHAEVFVFTPKGDVKHLPRGSTALDFAYAVHTEVGNHCVGAKVNGKLVSTKHVLESGDTVEIVTSSSARPSEDWLKVLKSSEARGKVRHWLRLVSQEDSIALGREILEKELKKNRVAAPDDLTEIAVAMGLKSEEQLAAAIGRGETSVESVLLRISPRPSRGGIESVFPFKRLREFAERRRHYVKIQGISNLMVSFAHCCEPIPGDRITGIITRGRGVSVHRIDCPNTHDDRVEKGRRIDVEWDVGKEDLFMVNLIVRGSDRQNLLFDIAKAISETRTNIKRTDMGLVNGEVRGRFVVEVQNLRHLGGVIKAISKVKNVTGVERGQFLVEAFPKLEPEKDAER; from the coding sequence ATGGACAAGGCTTCAGGCAACGACAATATCACAAACGACAAGAAGAGTACGGGCGACAGCAAAGTCCCACGCGACGACAGGCCTGCGGGGGACACGGAGAATCTGCTCAGCTCCCTGGTGAAGGAATTGAACACAAGGTGTCCCCGCGTGAAGGTGGACGCAGTCGAGAGAGCCTTCACGTTTTCAGACACTGCTCACAAGGGTCAACTCAGGAAATCCGGGGAACCGTTTGTCACCCATTGCGCCGAGGTTGCGGGCATCCTGATCGATCTCCTCGAGCGAAGGATGGACACTCCGCTCGTTTGCTCGGCGCTTCTCCACGACGTGATAGAAGACGGAAATGTGACTGCCGCCCAGATCGAGGAAGACTTCGGGAAGGAAGTCGCGTACCTCGTGGACGGAGTGACCAAGATAAGCGGCTTCAGATTCAAGAGCAGAGAGATACAACAGGCCGAGTACTTCCGAAAGATGCTCCTCTCGATGGCGAAGGACGTCCGCGTTGTTCTGATCAAACTCGCTGACAGGCTGCACAACATGCGCACGCTGGGCTCGCTCGATGCGACGAGGATCATGCAGACCGCAGAAGAGACGCGCGATATTTTCGCGCCGTTGGCTCACAGGTTGGGAATCTGGAAGCTCAAGTGGGAGCTCGAGGATTTGGCCTTCAAGTACCTGGACCCGGACACGTACCGTGAGATTTCCGACAAGGTCGCCCAAGCGCGCGAGGACAGGGAACGCTACGTCGAGGACGTAATAGAGACCGTCAGCAAGCGAGTCACGGCTTCGGGAATCAAGGCGGACGTCGTGGGAAGGCCCAAGCACTTTGCGGGCATCTACAGAAAGATGAAAGAGCGCGACTGTCAGTTTGAGGAGATATACGACCTCATCGGGATAAGGATAATCGCCACGAGCAAGGCGGAGTGCTACAGGGTTCTGGGTATCGTCCACGATCTCTACGCTCCGGTTCACGACAGGTTCAAAGACTATATCGCTACCCCGAAGAGCAACATGTATCAGTCGCTCCACACAACGGTGTTCGGTCCGAAGGGGGAGATGGTCGAATTCCAGATACGAAGCAGGGAGATGGACAGGACCGCGGAGCTTGGAATCGCGGCACATTATTCTTACAAGGAAGGTGTGGCCGTCGGCGGCGAATTGCAGAAAGTGCGCGAACTTCTGAAGCAGGCGACGGAATGGCAGGAGAACACGAGCGATCCGGCGGAATTCATGAGTCTCGTCAAGGAATCTCTTTACCACGCCGAGGTCTTTGTGTTCACGCCGAAGGGAGACGTGAAACACTTGCCGAGAGGTTCTACGGCACTCGATTTCGCCTACGCCGTGCACACGGAAGTCGGTAATCACTGCGTCGGGGCGAAAGTTAACGGAAAGCTTGTGTCCACGAAGCACGTGCTTGAGAGTGGCGACACGGTCGAGATTGTCACGTCTTCGTCGGCGAGACCGAGCGAGGATTGGCTCAAGGTCCTGAAGAGCTCCGAGGCCCGGGGCAAAGTTCGTCACTGGCTGAGACTGGTGAGTCAAGAGGACAGCATCGCCCTCGGAAGGGAGATTCTCGAGAAGGAGCTCAAGAAAAACCGGGTAGCGGCTCCCGACGACCTGACCGAGATTGCCGTGGCGATGGGTCTTAAGTCCGAAGAGCAGCTCGCGGCTGCAATAGGCAGAGGCGAGACGAGCGTCGAGAGCGTTCTGCTGAGGATATCGCCTCGGCCTTCCAGGGGCGGAATAGAAAGCGTCTTTCCTTTCAAGAGGCTGCGTGAGTTCGCGGAGAGGCGCAGGCACTACGTAAAGATCCAAGGTATTTCGAATCTCATGGTTTCCTTCGCCCACTGCTGCGAGCCCATCCCCGGGGACAGGATAACCGGAATAATAACGCGCGGCAGGGGAGTCTCCGTGCACAGAATCGATTGTCCCAACACGCATGACGATCGCGTGGAAAAGGGACGACGCATCGACGTCGAGTGGGACGTAGGTAAGGAAGACCTCTTCATGGTGAACCTCATAGTGAGGGGGAGCGACAGGCAGAACCTGCTCTTCGACATTGCGAAGGCGATTTCTGAAACGAGGACAAACATCAAGCGCACGGACATGGGGCTGGTGAACGGCGAAGTCAGGGGCAGATTTGTGGTGGAGGTACAGAATCTCCGGCACCTGGGGGGGGTAATAAAGGCGATCTCCAAGGTTAAGAACGTGACGGGAGTCGAAAGAGGGCAGTTCCTGGTTGAGGCCTTTCCGAAGCTGGAGCCCGAGAAGGACGCCGAGAGATGA
- the mtnA gene encoding S-methyl-5-thioribose-1-phosphate isomerase codes for MTSPFSEPRTIEWTGTAVKIIDQTILPGRLRYLELSSAEETADAIRTMKVRGAPAIGVVAALGVALSVRGRGGSSATESDAAKRALDAIELLRSTRPTAVNLAWALERMRGVVGKTKRSRTGGLKEALLSEALSIMEEDKRLCRRIGENGARLLRDGSTVLTHCNAGALATAGMGTALAVIYVAVSQGKKIRVIADETRPLLQGARLTAWELVAREIDVTVVCDSAAAWLMKQGKVDCVLVGADRVARNGDVANKIGSYSLAIVAKEHGIPFYVACPYSTIDESLPDGSSIPVEERGEEEIRLVAGKKVVPDKARVYNPAFDIVPHDYVAAIVTDRDVTTPPFEGKLGIAGG; via the coding sequence GTGACGTCACCATTTAGCGAGCCCAGGACGATCGAGTGGACCGGGACCGCCGTGAAGATAATCGACCAGACCATTCTGCCCGGGCGGCTCAGATATCTGGAGCTTTCTTCCGCGGAGGAGACGGCAGACGCGATTCGAACCATGAAGGTGAGAGGAGCTCCTGCGATCGGCGTGGTCGCTGCTCTGGGCGTGGCGCTTTCCGTGCGAGGCCGTGGTGGGTCAAGCGCAACGGAATCTGACGCGGCGAAACGCGCCCTCGATGCCATCGAGCTTCTGCGCTCTACGAGGCCCACGGCGGTCAATCTAGCCTGGGCACTCGAACGAATGAGAGGGGTAGTCGGGAAGACGAAGCGCTCGCGGACCGGAGGGTTGAAGGAGGCACTTCTCTCGGAGGCGCTGTCCATCATGGAAGAGGACAAGCGTCTGTGTCGGAGGATCGGCGAGAACGGGGCGAGGCTTCTCAGAGACGGTTCGACGGTCCTCACGCACTGTAACGCGGGAGCGCTCGCAACTGCGGGGATGGGGACCGCCCTGGCGGTGATCTACGTTGCCGTGAGTCAGGGAAAGAAAATACGGGTGATAGCTGATGAAACCAGGCCCCTGCTCCAGGGTGCAAGGCTCACTGCCTGGGAGTTGGTGGCGCGGGAGATTGACGTTACCGTGGTGTGCGATTCCGCTGCGGCGTGGTTGATGAAGCAGGGCAAAGTGGACTGCGTGCTGGTGGGCGCGGACAGAGTCGCTCGAAACGGTGACGTGGCCAACAAGATCGGTTCCTATTCTCTGGCGATCGTGGCGAAGGAGCACGGGATACCATTCTACGTGGCATGTCCGTATTCAACCATAGATGAATCCCTGCCGGACGGTTCGAGCATTCCGGTCGAAGAGAGGGGAGAGGAAGAGATAAGACTCGTGGCAGGAAAGAAGGTCGTGCCGGACAAGGCACGCGTCTATAATCCTGCCTTCGATATTGTTCCTCACGATTACGTGGCGGCGATAGTCACGGACAGAGACGTCACAACTCCGCCCTTTGAGGGAAAGCTGGGCATTGCGGGGGGGTAG
- the recJ gene encoding single-stranded-DNA-specific exonuclease RecJ, protein MNELASCLAIPRAFAAILAARKVDTPEKARKFLNPCISFLYDPFLLPDMEKAVQRILTAIRNNEKMLIFGDYDVDGITSVFLLTSFLRELGGDVEYIIPHRLRDGYGLSEKGVLAAKKLGATLIVTVDNGIAALAEVSLANSLGIDVIVVDHHEPGAKMPDACAVIDPKRADSNYPFLDLAGVGVVYKFTQALLMAAPREVPRDVNEYLDVVALGTVADVVPLTEENRVFTKLGLETLQSSNKPGIEALKELSGLAGRKIGSEHVAFILAPRINAAGRMGDSESGIRLLFSKDMDEARAIAEGLEDDNSRRRQVDEETLRQAIAKLEKTYGNEVPPSIVLWSRRWHPGVLGIVASRLAERYRRPTVLISVEGETARGSCRSVQGFDLYGALSQCKSILTGFGGHSHAAGITLNKSDLEKFRDTFVPLVEESLRGIDVTPKLYLDYELHLSELNERLAGLLGELAPFGVGNPEPVFVTSGVQVMDRSLVGGGSHLKMSVRQGSFYADCIGFNLAHLEREIACSAGEVSIAHIPWLSTWQGRNRLQLKLKDLKGP, encoded by the coding sequence GTGAATGAACTTGCGTCCTGCCTCGCGATACCACGGGCATTTGCCGCGATCCTGGCGGCCAGGAAAGTGGACACGCCTGAGAAAGCACGGAAATTTCTCAATCCGTGCATCTCTTTCCTTTACGATCCCTTCCTTCTGCCCGACATGGAGAAGGCCGTTCAGAGGATTCTCACCGCAATCCGCAACAATGAGAAGATGCTAATCTTCGGCGATTACGACGTGGACGGGATTACATCCGTTTTCCTTCTCACGTCTTTCTTGAGAGAGCTTGGAGGCGACGTCGAGTACATCATCCCTCACCGGCTTCGCGATGGATATGGGCTTTCGGAAAAGGGCGTTCTTGCGGCGAAAAAGCTGGGCGCCACGCTCATCGTGACGGTGGACAACGGAATCGCCGCGCTGGCGGAGGTTTCGCTTGCTAATTCTCTCGGCATCGACGTAATCGTGGTCGACCATCACGAGCCCGGTGCAAAGATGCCGGACGCCTGTGCCGTCATCGATCCCAAGCGCGCCGATTCTAACTACCCGTTCCTTGACCTGGCGGGTGTTGGAGTCGTCTACAAGTTTACACAGGCGCTTCTAATGGCCGCGCCAAGGGAAGTGCCGCGGGACGTGAACGAGTATCTTGACGTCGTGGCGTTGGGAACGGTGGCAGACGTGGTTCCTCTCACGGAAGAAAACAGGGTCTTCACCAAGCTTGGTCTTGAGACTCTGCAATCGAGTAATAAGCCGGGTATCGAAGCGCTGAAGGAGTTGTCCGGACTTGCGGGAAGGAAGATCGGAAGCGAGCACGTGGCGTTCATTCTGGCTCCCCGCATCAATGCCGCCGGCAGAATGGGAGATTCGGAATCTGGCATACGACTTCTCTTCTCCAAGGACATGGACGAGGCTCGTGCGATTGCAGAGGGCCTCGAGGACGACAACTCGCGGAGGCGACAGGTCGACGAAGAGACGCTTCGCCAAGCGATAGCGAAACTCGAGAAGACGTACGGGAATGAAGTGCCTCCCAGTATTGTTCTTTGGTCGAGGCGATGGCACCCCGGTGTGCTGGGCATAGTCGCATCCAGGCTCGCCGAGCGCTACAGAAGGCCCACCGTCCTCATCTCGGTGGAAGGCGAAACCGCGAGGGGTTCGTGCAGAAGCGTTCAGGGATTTGATTTGTACGGGGCGCTCTCGCAGTGCAAGAGCATACTCACCGGCTTTGGAGGCCACAGCCACGCCGCCGGCATAACACTGAACAAGAGCGATCTCGAGAAGTTCAGAGACACGTTCGTTCCACTCGTGGAGGAGAGTCTCAGGGGTATTGATGTGACACCGAAGCTGTATCTGGATTACGAACTCCATCTTTCAGAGCTCAATGAGCGACTGGCCGGGCTTCTCGGAGAACTCGCGCCTTTCGGCGTGGGCAACCCGGAGCCGGTGTTCGTGACCAGCGGGGTGCAGGTGATGGACAGATCTCTGGTGGGCGGAGGTTCCCACCTCAAGATGTCGGTGAGGCAGGGTAGCTTCTACGCGGACTGTATCGGTTTCAACCTCGCACATCTGGAGAGGGAGATAGCCTGTTCTGCGGGAGAGGTCTCCATCGCGCACATACCGTGGCTCAGTACCTGGCAGGGAAGGAACAGGCTCCAATTGAAACTCAAGGATCTCAAGGGTCCGTGA
- the rpsI gene encoding 30S ribosomal protein S9, with protein MSVERYYGTGRRKEAVARVRILLGTGRRSVNNLSFEEYFRRKTLVAHAQQPMVVTETATKYDVIASVNGGGLSGQAGAVSLGIARALKLAHPELVTILRREGLLTRNPKMKERKKYGQPGARKRFQFSKR; from the coding sequence ATGTCAGTTGAGCGGTATTACGGAACCGGCAGGCGAAAAGAGGCAGTCGCCAGAGTCAGAATCTTGCTTGGCACGGGCCGAAGGAGCGTAAACAATCTGAGCTTTGAAGAGTACTTCAGGCGGAAGACCCTCGTGGCTCACGCACAGCAACCAATGGTCGTGACGGAGACCGCCACCAAGTATGACGTCATTGCGTCGGTGAACGGAGGGGGCCTGAGCGGTCAGGCGGGCGCCGTCAGCCTGGGGATTGCCAGGGCTCTAAAGCTGGCGCACCCGGAGCTTGTCACGATTCTGCGCAGGGAAGGACTTCTCACGCGAAATCCGAAGATGAAGGAACGCAAGAAATACGGGCAGCCCGGAGCGAGAAAGAGATTCCAGTTCTCCAAGAGGTAG
- the dtd gene encoding D-aminoacyl-tRNA deacylase: MKAVVQRVTSASVSVAGEEVSRVGPGLLILLAVGNGDTEEEARWTAVKCAELRVFQDEDGKMNKSLLDVGGSALVVSQFTLYGDCSRGRRPSFTGAAVPEKARELFGAFCDFMRGTGVEVKTGVFGERMMVRMENDGPVTLIIEREKKE, translated from the coding sequence ATGAAGGCGGTGGTACAACGGGTGACCTCCGCGTCGGTGAGCGTCGCGGGAGAAGAAGTGTCGCGCGTGGGCCCGGGGCTTCTGATATTGCTCGCCGTCGGGAACGGCGATACCGAGGAAGAGGCGCGATGGACCGCGGTGAAATGCGCGGAGCTCAGAGTCTTCCAGGACGAAGACGGCAAGATGAACAAGTCCCTCCTCGACGTGGGCGGCTCTGCGCTGGTGGTGTCACAGTTCACGCTGTACGGCGATTGTTCCCGTGGCAGACGGCCGAGCTTCACGGGGGCGGCGGTTCCGGAGAAGGCGCGGGAGCTTTTCGGTGCGTTTTGCGATTTCATGCGTGGCACCGGCGTTGAAGTGAAGACGGGCGTGTTCGGCGAGAGAATGATGGTGAGGATGGAGAACGACGGCCCCGTCACTCTTATAATTGAAAGAGAGAAGAAAGAGTAA
- the rplM gene encoding 50S ribosomal protein L13 translates to MKTSIAKKEQFPAEWLVVDAAGMILGRLASRVAYRLMGKGKPAFSPHQDLGDHVVVVNAEKIRVTGSKVSTKTYFRYSGYPGGAKFTSLKELLETKPEEVIRHAVKGMLPHSKLGRQMFKKLHVHKGPKHPHAAQNPKPWTSEEFV, encoded by the coding sequence ATGAAGACTAGTATCGCGAAGAAGGAACAGTTTCCCGCTGAATGGCTTGTGGTTGACGCGGCGGGAATGATCCTGGGCAGGCTCGCCAGCCGAGTCGCTTACAGGCTGATGGGAAAAGGCAAGCCGGCGTTCAGCCCGCACCAGGACCTCGGAGACCACGTGGTCGTCGTCAACGCAGAGAAGATTCGTGTGACGGGCTCCAAGGTTTCCACGAAGACCTATTTCAGGTACTCCGGCTACCCCGGCGGAGCCAAGTTCACCTCTCTCAAGGAACTGCTCGAGACGAAACCTGAGGAGGTCATAAGACACGCCGTCAAGGGCATGCTTCCGCACAGCAAATTGGGAAGGCAGATGTTCAAGAAACTTCATGTTCACAAAGGCCCGAAGCATCCCCACGCGGCACAGAACCCGAAGCCCTGGACGTCTGAAGAATTCGTGTGA
- a CDS encoding Maf family protein: MFISPPRKRMVLASGSPRRRELVKMIGLEFELAVPEIHEDSAPHARPSKFVVELALAKALSLAQRFPNAVILGADTVVVLDGRILGKPRSVADARRMLRALSGRTHVVYTGLALVDVPTGVRETAYEKSRVTMKNIGNAEIDDYLATGEPMDKAGSYGIQGFGAVFIKHINGCFFNVMGLPVARLYDMLRELSEKLGR, encoded by the coding sequence ATGTTCATCTCGCCTCCGCGCAAGAGAATGGTTCTGGCTTCGGGGTCTCCCAGAAGGCGCGAGCTCGTCAAGATGATCGGACTTGAGTTCGAGCTCGCCGTCCCGGAAATCCACGAAGACTCTGCGCCGCACGCGAGGCCCTCTAAGTTCGTCGTCGAGCTGGCGCTTGCGAAGGCGCTCTCGCTTGCACAGAGGTTTCCGAACGCCGTCATCCTCGGTGCCGACACCGTGGTTGTTCTGGATGGACGGATTCTGGGGAAGCCCCGGAGCGTGGCCGACGCGAGGAGAATGCTCCGCGCGCTGAGCGGGAGAACCCACGTAGTGTACACGGGGCTTGCGCTGGTTGACGTACCGACGGGCGTTCGCGAGACCGCATACGAGAAGAGTCGCGTCACGATGAAGAATATCGGGAACGCGGAGATTGACGATTACCTGGCGACGGGAGAGCCGATGGACAAGGCCGGAAGCTACGGGATCCAGGGTTTCGGAGCAGTCTTCATAAAGCACATTAACGGATGTTTCTTTAACGTTATGGGGCTTCCGGTGGCGAGGCTTTACGACATGCTGAGGGAGCTCTCCGAGAAGCTGGGCCGATGA